TCCTTGGTGGTCACGCCGGCAAGCCAGGGGGCCAGAACTTCCGGGTGCGCGGCCAGCCAGTCCTTGGCGGCGGTCGGCGGGTCGATGCCCTCGTCAAGGATCTTGCCCATGATCTCGTTTTCCATCGCCAGGCTGAATTCGAGATTGGAGAGCAGCTTGCCGGTGTTCGGGCATTCCGCGACATAACCCTTGCGGACATTGGTGCGCACCTCGGCGCCGCCGAAATTCGGGCCGAAGACCTCATCGCCGCCGGTCAGGTAGCTCATCTTGAAATTCGCGTTCATCGGATGCGGTTCCCAGCCGAGGAACACCACCGGGGTATTGTCCTTTTCGCCCTTGGCGACGGCGGCGAGCATCCCCTGTTCCGAGCTTTCGACAACCTCGAAGCCGGTCAGGTCGAATTTGCCCGCGGTGATCATGTCGAGCACCAGACGGTTGCCGTCATTGCCCGGCTCGATCCCGTAGATCTTGCCCTCGAGCGCGTCCTTGTTCTTCGCGATATCGGCGAAATCCTTGATGCCAAGTGCGGCGCCCGCGGCATTGGTGGCCAGCGTGTATTTCGCGCCCACCAGGTTGGTGCGCAAAGTTTCGACCGTGCCGTCATCGCGATAGGGCGCCAGATCGGCCTCCATCGAGGGCATCCAGTTGCCCAGGAACACGTCCACATCCCCCGAGGAGAGCGCCGTATAGGTCACCGGCACCGACAGAAGCTTGATGTCGGTTTCATACCCCAGCGCCTGCAGCACCGTCGTCGTCACCGCGGTCGTCGCGGTGATGTCGGTCCAGCCCACATCCGAAAAGATCACCTTGTTGCAATCGGCCGCGGCGGGAAGGGCAAGCGAAACTGTCGCAGCCCCGGCAAGAAGGAAGGAACGAAGCGTCATC
This DNA window, taken from Rhodobacter capsulatus SB 1003, encodes the following:
- the choX gene encoding choline ABC transporter substrate-binding protein, translating into MTLRSFLLAGAATVSLALPAAADCNKVIFSDVGWTDITATTAVTTTVLQALGYETDIKLLSVPVTYTALSSGDVDVFLGNWMPSMEADLAPYRDDGTVETLRTNLVGAKYTLATNAAGAALGIKDFADIAKNKDALEGKIYGIEPGNDGNRLVLDMITAGKFDLTGFEVVESSEQGMLAAVAKGEKDNTPVVFLGWEPHPMNANFKMSYLTGGDEVFGPNFGGAEVRTNVRKGYVAECPNTGKLLSNLEFSLAMENEIMGKILDEGIDPPTAAKDWLAAHPEVLAPWLAGVTTKDGGDGLAAVTAALK